From one Streptomyces spiramyceticus genomic stretch:
- a CDS encoding glycoside hydrolase family 6 protein, with the protein MSGFRAQRRIARIERRRAKRRAVMVVAASAVVAVGTVTGMMSAVEGGRDRTTAEPRLTRTPTLQPPLPARPSPTATPSAPSPLPAPSPSASLSPSQLPEPSAKPTKKATPQPPTAPVAPVNGALYRHSESQVLDWVRANRGDPRQALIESRIADRPAAVWFAAYNPGAVTAQVASVTSAAAAAGRVPVLVPYATPDRDCGGASQGGAPDFDAYDEWIGEFAAGLGSGQVIVILEPDSIALADCLSGGERAARFASLARAGRTLHAANPKARVYFDAGHSGWHSARKQAAALRAAGAATSGDGIFTNVSNFHRTADETAYARRVLAALGGPSRLGAVIDTSRNGNGPPPAGEWCDPAGRALGRAPTTRTGVARVDAYLWIKLPGESDGCKGAAGTFTPDYAYQLARGD; encoded by the coding sequence GTGTCGGGCTTTCGTGCGCAGCGCCGTATCGCACGCATCGAGCGCAGGCGTGCCAAGCGCCGGGCCGTCATGGTCGTCGCGGCTTCGGCCGTCGTCGCCGTCGGTACGGTCACGGGCATGATGTCCGCGGTCGAGGGCGGCCGGGACAGGACGACCGCCGAGCCGCGGCTGACGAGAACGCCTACGCTGCAACCGCCGCTGCCGGCGCGGCCGAGCCCGACGGCGACGCCTTCTGCTCCGTCGCCCTTACCCGCACCTTCACCGAGTGCCTCGCTGTCGCCGTCGCAGCTGCCGGAGCCGTCGGCCAAGCCCACGAAGAAGGCCACGCCGCAGCCGCCGACCGCTCCTGTCGCTCCCGTGAACGGCGCGCTCTACCGGCACTCCGAGTCCCAGGTGCTGGACTGGGTACGGGCGAACCGCGGCGACCCGAGGCAGGCGCTCATCGAGTCGCGGATCGCCGACCGGCCCGCCGCCGTCTGGTTCGCGGCGTACAACCCGGGAGCCGTCACCGCGCAGGTCGCCTCGGTGACTTCGGCAGCCGCGGCGGCGGGGCGGGTGCCGGTCCTGGTGCCGTACGCGACACCCGACCGGGACTGCGGAGGGGCGTCGCAGGGAGGTGCGCCGGACTTCGACGCGTACGACGAATGGATCGGGGAGTTCGCCGCGGGGCTCGGCAGTGGCCAGGTGATCGTGATTCTGGAGCCCGATTCGATCGCACTCGCCGACTGCCTGTCGGGAGGCGAAAGGGCCGCCCGTTTCGCATCGTTGGCCCGCGCGGGCCGTACGCTGCACGCCGCGAACCCCAAGGCCAGGGTCTACTTCGATGCGGGCCATTCCGGCTGGCACTCCGCCCGGAAGCAGGCCGCGGCGCTGCGGGCGGCGGGCGCCGCGACGAGCGGCGACGGCATCTTCACCAACGTCTCGAACTTCCACCGCACCGCCGACGAGACGGCCTACGCCCGGCGCGTACTCGCGGCCCTGGGCGGCCCGTCGCGGCTCGGCGCGGTCATCGACACCAGCAGGAACGGAAACGGGCCGCCGCCGGCAGGGGAGTGGTGCGACCCGGCGGGCCGCGCACTCGGCCGGGCGCCGACGACCCGTACCGGGGTGGCACGGGTGGACGCCTACTTGTGGATCAAGCTGCCGGGGGAGTCGGACGGCTGCAAGGGAGCGGCGGGGACGTTTACGCCGGACTACGCGTATCAGCTGGCGCGGGGCGATTAG
- a CDS encoding DUF5995 family protein → MAQIEHFPAQADHSRTSVDTIVARMRAFRSDWPTADGLAVFNRVYLAVTEEIRLRIECGIFPDARTAATLDVLFAERYLAAVDATSAGRRPPDCWRPLFQYRRHPGVRPLQFALAGINAHIGHDLALAVVDTCHALGCRPADLEGDFDRVGDTLVALEERIREELMPGPDLLEIADPLTHLLGSWSLERARDTAWSAARLLWGLRQLPEYAEEFRERMDAGVGLVGRMLLTPLPGRRHDR, encoded by the coding sequence ATGGCGCAGATCGAGCACTTCCCAGCTCAGGCCGACCACTCCCGGACCTCGGTCGACACCATCGTGGCGCGGATGCGTGCCTTCCGCTCCGACTGGCCGACGGCCGACGGCCTCGCGGTCTTCAACCGGGTCTATCTGGCCGTCACTGAGGAGATCCGCCTGCGCATCGAGTGCGGCATCTTCCCCGACGCCCGCACCGCGGCCACCCTCGACGTGCTCTTCGCGGAGCGCTATCTGGCCGCGGTCGACGCCACGTCGGCGGGGCGGCGGCCGCCGGACTGCTGGCGGCCGCTTTTCCAGTACCGGCGCCATCCGGGCGTACGGCCACTGCAGTTCGCACTGGCCGGGATCAACGCACACATCGGGCACGATCTGGCGCTGGCGGTTGTCGACACCTGTCACGCGCTCGGCTGCCGGCCTGCCGACCTGGAGGGCGACTTCGACCGGGTGGGCGACACACTCGTGGCGCTGGAGGAGCGCATCCGCGAGGAGCTGATGCCGGGGCCCGATCTGCTGGAGATCGCCGATCCGCTGACCCATCTGCTCGGCTCGTGGAGCCTGGAGCGGGCCCGCGACACCGCCTGGTCGGCTGCCAGGCTGCTCTGGGGGCTGCGTCAACTGCCCGAATACGCGGAGGAGTTCAGGGAGCGCATGGACGCCGGAGTGGGGCTCGTCGGGCGGATGCTGCTGACTCCGCTGCCCGGTCGGCGACACGACCGATGA
- a CDS encoding substrate-binding domain-containing protein — protein MKWLNPENVVALLTAVVGVAAAVGPFWYERRVPRRKRIGYRVQMDTPIGGDARNGHGTVRLGLFDDSPDMSDATLVLIRIENDGAQGISAADYTGPDTHGLTVHFTDRTVRGLAVTQTNPEHAHLMAHFTPAAGMRHDLNRIHLPKVPLNRGQHYKLLVLLGEGGVGSPVRVTGGLQDGDVMPNESTTPDDKPPLFSRPARMITVALAVCVVALATLTVLRDNAAPPPMGCATGKLTVTGSTAFTPVAEELAEKYQQQCPGSEVTVDTHGSTAGIRGLDEEGRAAQGGSPPLIALSDGPKSNGYPALRESRVAVSAFALVLNDRVPLKGLTTTQVRRLYAGDIRNWKQLGGPNLPVRLVSRDANSGTRQVFQRRILGRGEPANSSQDCVGPDDSSSTVIRCELDSTEQVLARVAALPGAIGYSELRSGTGPQGLHRLRLDGREPSIEHIGADGYPYHEIEYAYTYGSPPADSLVSSFLAYMTRGSGQDIMRTHGHLPCAAPEAAKPCAGE, from the coding sequence GTGAAGTGGTTGAACCCCGAGAACGTGGTGGCGCTGCTCACCGCGGTGGTAGGTGTGGCGGCCGCTGTCGGCCCGTTCTGGTACGAGCGGCGGGTGCCCCGCCGCAAGCGGATCGGCTACCGCGTACAGATGGACACGCCGATAGGCGGCGACGCGCGCAACGGTCACGGCACCGTGAGGCTCGGCCTGTTCGACGACTCCCCGGACATGTCCGACGCCACGCTCGTGCTCATCCGTATCGAGAACGACGGCGCGCAGGGCATTTCGGCCGCCGACTACACCGGACCCGACACCCACGGCCTCACTGTCCACTTCACCGACCGTACGGTCCGCGGCCTGGCGGTCACCCAGACCAATCCCGAACACGCCCATCTGATGGCGCACTTCACCCCTGCCGCCGGGATGCGGCACGACCTGAACCGGATCCATCTCCCGAAGGTGCCCCTCAACCGGGGACAGCACTACAAACTCCTGGTCCTGCTCGGTGAGGGCGGCGTGGGCAGTCCGGTCCGGGTGACCGGCGGCCTCCAGGACGGCGACGTGATGCCCAACGAGAGCACCACCCCGGACGACAAGCCGCCCCTCTTCAGCAGACCGGCCCGCATGATCACCGTGGCGCTCGCCGTCTGCGTCGTCGCCCTGGCCACCCTCACCGTCCTGCGCGACAACGCGGCACCGCCGCCCATGGGCTGCGCCACCGGGAAGCTGACCGTCACGGGCTCCACCGCGTTCACCCCGGTCGCCGAGGAACTGGCCGAGAAGTACCAGCAGCAGTGCCCCGGTTCGGAGGTCACCGTGGACACGCACGGCAGCACGGCCGGGATCCGCGGCCTGGACGAGGAGGGCCGGGCCGCCCAGGGCGGATCGCCGCCGCTGATCGCCCTCTCCGACGGCCCCAAGTCGAACGGATACCCCGCGTTGCGCGAGAGCCGGGTGGCCGTTTCCGCCTTCGCCCTGGTGCTCAATGACCGCGTGCCGCTGAAGGGCCTGACCACCACGCAGGTACGGAGGCTGTACGCGGGCGACATCCGCAACTGGAAACAGCTCGGCGGCCCCAACCTGCCCGTCCGCCTGGTCAGCCGGGACGCCAACTCCGGGACCCGCCAGGTCTTCCAGCGCCGGATCCTGGGGCGGGGCGAGCCCGCCAACTCCTCCCAGGACTGTGTGGGCCCGGACGACTCCAGCAGCACGGTCATCCGCTGCGAACTGGACTCCACCGAACAGGTCCTGGCCAGAGTGGCCGCCCTCCCCGGCGCCATCGGCTACAGCGAACTCCGCTCCGGCACAGGCCCCCAAGGCCTGCACCGCCTGCGCCTGGACGGCCGGGAGCCGAGCATCGAGCACATCGGCGCCGACGGCTACCCGTACCACGAGATCGAGTACGCCTACACGTACGGCAGCCCGCCTGCCGACTCCCTGGTCTCCAGCTTCCTCGCGTACATGACGCGCGGCAGCGGCCAGGACATCATGCGCACCCACGGCCATCTGCCGTGCGCGGCGCCGGAGGCGGCGAAGCCCTGCGCGGGAGAGTGA
- a CDS encoding flavin monoamine oxidase family protein, with the protein MTSTVPTAVQHTDAQPPITMFGPDFPYAYDDFLANPAGLGQIPATEHGTEVAVIGGGLSGIIAAYELMKMGLKPVVYEADQIGGRLRTVGFEGCDESLTAEMGAMRFPPSSTALQHYIDLVGLETKAFPNPLAPETPSTIVDLKGESHYAVTVDDLPQVYRDVMNAWNACLEEGADFSDMNQAMRERDVPRIREIWATLVEKLDNQTFYGFLCESEAFKSFRHREIFGQVGFGTGGWDTDFPNSILEILRVVYTEADDHHRGIVGGSQQLPVRLWEREPQKIVHWPLGTSLKSLHDGEPKPAVTRLHRTAGNRITVTDASGDIRTYPAAIFTAQSWMLLSKIACDDSLFPIDHWTAMERTHYMESSKLFVPVDRPFWLDKDEETGRDVMSMTLTDRMTRGTYLLDDGPDKPATICLSYTWCDDSLKWLPLSANERMEVMLKSLGEIYPKVDIRKHIIGNPVTVSWENEPYFMGAFKANLPGHYRYQRRLFTHFMQDSLPEDKRGIFLAGDDISWTAGWAEGAVQTALNAVWGVMHHFGGTTDPTNPGPGDLYDEIAPVELPED; encoded by the coding sequence ATGACGTCAACGGTGCCCACCGCTGTCCAGCACACCGACGCGCAGCCGCCGATCACCATGTTCGGTCCGGACTTCCCGTACGCGTACGACGACTTCCTCGCGAACCCGGCAGGGCTCGGCCAGATACCCGCGACCGAGCACGGCACCGAGGTCGCGGTCATCGGCGGCGGACTCTCCGGCATCATCGCCGCGTACGAGCTGATGAAGATGGGCCTCAAGCCCGTTGTCTACGAGGCCGACCAGATCGGCGGCCGGCTGCGTACCGTCGGCTTCGAGGGCTGCGACGAGTCCCTGACCGCCGAGATGGGCGCGATGCGCTTCCCGCCGTCCTCCACGGCGCTCCAGCACTACATCGACCTGGTGGGCCTGGAGACGAAGGCGTTCCCCAACCCGCTGGCTCCCGAGACCCCCTCGACGATCGTCGACCTCAAGGGCGAGTCCCACTACGCCGTGACCGTCGACGACCTCCCGCAGGTCTACCGCGACGTCATGAACGCGTGGAACGCCTGCCTGGAGGAGGGCGCCGACTTCTCCGACATGAACCAGGCGATGCGCGAGCGCGACGTTCCGCGCATCCGCGAGATCTGGGCGACGCTCGTAGAGAAGCTCGACAACCAGACCTTCTACGGCTTCCTGTGCGAGTCGGAGGCCTTCAAGTCCTTCCGTCACCGCGAGATCTTCGGCCAGGTCGGCTTCGGCACCGGCGGCTGGGACACCGACTTCCCGAACTCCATCCTGGAGATCCTGCGTGTCGTCTACACCGAGGCGGACGACCACCACCGCGGCATCGTCGGCGGCAGCCAGCAGCTCCCGGTCAGGCTCTGGGAGCGCGAGCCGCAGAAGATCGTGCACTGGCCGCTCGGTACGTCGCTGAAGTCCCTCCACGACGGGGAGCCGAAGCCCGCCGTGACGCGGCTGCACCGCACCGCGGGCAACCGGATCACGGTCACCGACGCCTCGGGCGACATCCGGACGTACCCGGCGGCGATCTTCACCGCCCAGTCCTGGATGCTGCTCTCCAAGATCGCGTGCGACGACTCGCTGTTCCCCATCGACCACTGGACGGCGATGGAGCGCACCCACTACATGGAGTCGTCCAAGCTGTTCGTGCCCGTCGACCGGCCGTTCTGGCTGGACAAGGACGAGGAGACGGGCCGGGACGTCATGTCGATGACGCTGACCGACCGGATGACCCGCGGGACGTATCTGCTGGACGACGGTCCGGACAAGCCGGCCACCATCTGCCTCTCGTACACCTGGTGCGACGACAGCCTCAAGTGGCTGCCGCTGTCCGCGAACGAGCGGATGGAGGTCATGCTCAAGTCCCTCGGCGAGATCTACCCGAAGGTCGACATCCGGAAGCACATCATCGGCAACCCGGTCACGGTGTCGTGGGAGAACGAGCCGTACTTCATGGGCGCCTTCAAGGCGAACCTGCCCGGCCACTACCGCTACCAGCGCCGCCTGTTCACCCACTTCATGCAGGACAGCCTCCCCGAGGACAAGCGCGGAATCTTCCTCGCGGGCGACGACATCTCCTGGACGGCCGGGTGGGCCGAAGGCGCCGTGCAGACCGCGCTCAACGCGGTGTGGGGCGTGATGCACCACTTCGGCGGTACGACCGACCCGACGAACCCGGGTCCCGGCGACCTCTACGACGAGATCGCCCCGGTCGAGCTGCCGGAGGACTAG
- a CDS encoding carbon-nitrogen hydrolase family protein, whose translation MPPLRTALLQSSGRPGSVDDNLRALDAAAGRAAAAGAGLLVCPEMFLTGYAIDADVHRLAEPADGDAADTVADIAVRHGLAVLYGYPERDGEVVYNSAQLIGPDGARLGNYRKTHLFGCFEEKWFTPGDDTVVQAELGGLRVGIMICYDVEFPENVRAHALAGTDLLLVPTALMHPAEFVAESVVPVRAFENQMYIAYVNRTGPEGEFEFVGLSCLAGPDGVARARAGRDPELVIGDADPELLRASRENNPYLQGRRPALYTSLV comes from the coding sequence TCTCGACGCGGCCGCCGGCCGTGCGGCGGCCGCAGGTGCCGGGCTGCTGGTCTGCCCCGAGATGTTCCTGACCGGCTACGCCATCGACGCGGACGTGCACCGGCTGGCCGAGCCCGCCGACGGCGACGCGGCCGACACCGTCGCCGACATCGCCGTACGCCACGGACTCGCCGTCCTCTACGGCTACCCGGAGCGCGACGGCGAGGTCGTCTACAACTCCGCCCAGCTGATCGGCCCCGACGGCGCGCGGCTCGGGAACTACCGCAAGACCCACCTCTTCGGCTGCTTCGAGGAGAAGTGGTTCACGCCCGGCGACGACACCGTCGTCCAGGCCGAGCTCGGCGGCCTCCGCGTCGGCATCATGATCTGTTACGACGTGGAGTTCCCGGAGAACGTCCGCGCCCACGCGCTCGCGGGCACCGACCTTCTCCTGGTGCCGACCGCCCTGATGCACCCGGCCGAGTTCGTCGCCGAATCGGTCGTCCCCGTCCGGGCCTTCGAGAACCAGATGTACATCGCGTACGTCAACAGGACCGGCCCCGAGGGCGAGTTCGAGTTCGTCGGCCTGAGCTGCCTCGCCGGACCCGACGGCGTCGCCCGCGCCCGCGCCGGCCGCGACCCCGAGCTGGTCATCGGCGACGCCGACCCCGAGCTCCTGCGGGCCTCGCGCGAGAACAATCCGTATCTGCAGGGCCGCCGCCCCGCCCTGTACACGTCCCTGGTCTGA